Proteins found in one Patescibacteria group bacterium genomic segment:
- a CDS encoding glycosyltransferase: MGLRILREVYKRKTIVKFIFSGGTAAFTDLALLYALTSVFGIWYLISAMIAFVVAFFVSFFLQKFWTFRDGDKKKMYRQMTKYFIVGVFNLGINTIGMYLTVDIFRVFYLFAQVIVSAFVAIESFLIYKHFIFRKEGESSAEEKKGQRILIATGLYPPDFRGPATLLESLPEALRGKGYEVKVLTYSDAKEVEGEAGLVYRINRNRNGFFRRAAYLIKLWRLSDWADLVYATDVYGVGYLVNFVCHIQRKKYLIRFTGDSAWETALLKGETQDYISDFQTKKYGSRTEKLKERRKKIMLGAAKIIVDCRFMADIAKIIGVGADQIKVIYNSLNTDKFKESQARIEEIKKQFGSNSRLIIAIGQLNPWKGFDGIIRVMPRVLERFGPDAKLLILGEGPEKEKLNELAKEKGVSKNVFFLGKIAHSDIINYLKAGDLFILNSNYEGCSHLILEAMHAGSPIIASRSGGNPELIGGEKEGLLVNYNNEEEIFRALCEILGNKEKAGLLALNAKNKSAEYQWERVVGDTICAFKEAL, from the coding sequence ATGGGACTTCGCATTTTAAGGGAAGTTTATAAGAGGAAGACCATAGTCAAGTTTATTTTTTCCGGCGGGACAGCGGCCTTTACTGACTTGGCGCTCTTATATGCTTTAACGAGCGTATTCGGAATCTGGTACCTTATATCGGCCATGATAGCTTTTGTCGTGGCTTTTTTTGTAAGTTTTTTTCTGCAGAAATTTTGGACCTTCCGGGATGGCGACAAAAAGAAAATGTACCGCCAGATGACTAAATATTTTATTGTTGGCGTCTTCAATCTGGGCATCAATACGATAGGCATGTATTTGACCGTGGATATTTTCCGCGTCTTTTATCTATTTGCCCAGGTGATAGTTAGCGCTTTTGTCGCCATAGAAAGCTTTTTAATCTATAAGCATTTTATTTTTCGAAAAGAAGGCGAATCATCCGCGGAAGAAAAAAAAGGACAGCGGATATTAATTGCCACCGGGCTTTATCCGCCGGACTTCCGCGGACCGGCGACGCTACTGGAGTCTTTGCCCGAAGCCTTGCGCGGCAAGGGATACGAGGTGAAAGTGCTTACCTATTCTGACGCGAAGGAGGTTGAGGGGGAAGCCGGATTAGTTTACCGGATTAACCGGAATCGAAACGGGTTTTTTAGGAGGGCCGCGTATTTGATTAAATTATGGCGGTTGTCCGACTGGGCTGATTTGGTCTACGCGACCGATGTTTACGGCGTTGGCTATCTGGTTAATTTTGTCTGCCATATCCAGAGGAAAAAGTATCTTATCCGCTTTACCGGCGACAGCGCCTGGGAAACCGCTTTGTTAAAAGGCGAAACCCAGGATTATATCAGTGATTTTCAAACTAAAAAATACGGGAGCCGAACCGAAAAATTAAAGGAAAGGAGAAAGAAAATAATGCTTGGCGCCGCGAAAATTATCGTTGACTGCCGGTTTATGGCCGATATCGCAAAAATTATCGGAGTCGGCGCCGATCAGATTAAAGTGATTTACAATTCTTTAAACACCGATAAATTTAAGGAAAGCCAGGCAAGGATAGAGGAAATCAAAAAACAATTCGGTTCAAATTCCCGGTTAATTATCGCCATCGGCCAGCTAAATCCGTGGAAAGGGTTTGACGGCATAATTAGGGTGATGCCCCGGGTCTTGGAAAGGTTCGGGCCGGACGCTAAGCTTTTGATCCTGGGTGAAGGGCCGGAAAAGGAGAAATTAAATGAGCTCGCCAAAGAAAAAGGCGTTTCGAAAAATGTTTTTTTCTTGGGAAAGATCGCGCATTCGGACATTATTAATTATCTTAAAGCCGGTGATTTATTTATCCTAAATTCCAATTACGAAGGCTGTTCGCATTTAATCCTTGAGGCCATGCACGCCGGATCGCCGATAATCGCTTCCCGGTCAGGCGGCAATCCTGAACTAATAGGCGGGGAAAAAGAGGGACTCTTAGTAAATTACAATAATGAAGAAGAAATTTTCAGAGCCTTATGCGAAATTCTTGGTAATAAGGAAAAAGCGGGCCTTTTAGCCCTGAATGCCAAAAATAAATCCGCGGAGTATCAATGGGAAAGGGTAGTAGGCGATACTATATGCGCATTCAAGGAGGCCTTATGA
- the pduL gene encoding phosphate propanoyltransferase — MRIPIEVSARHLHLSPKDLEKLFGRGYKLKKLHALSQKGEFAAREEVKIAGKKTNLGVRIVGPARSKTQLEISASDAHRLGIYPAVRLSGDIENTPGFELIGPKGKAEVNRGMIIAKRHLHLNPADAKKLRLGHRHVIKVKTEGEREVIFDKVVVRVGKNFKLSLHIDTDEANAAGLWKKKNYGRWLRS; from the coding sequence ATGAGAATTCCAATAGAAGTATCTGCCAGACACCTGCACTTATCGCCCAAGGACCTGGAAAAACTTTTTGGCCGAGGCTACAAGTTAAAGAAATTGCATGCCTTGTCCCAAAAGGGCGAATTCGCGGCCAGGGAAGAGGTAAAGATAGCCGGAAAAAAAACTAATTTGGGAGTAAGAATCGTCGGCCCGGCGAGAAGCAAGACGCAATTGGAAATTTCCGCTTCCGACGCCCACCGGCTGGGAATCTATCCGGCGGTTAGGCTGTCCGGCGATATAGAAAACACCCCGGGCTTTGAACTTATCGGCCCTAAAGGCAAAGCAGAAGTTAATAGAGGCATGATTATCGCCAAAAGACACCTCCATTTAAACCCGGCTGACGCCAAGAAATTGAGGCTCGGCCACCGGCATGTAATAAAAGTTAAGACCGAAGGCGAGCGGGAGGTGATTTTTGATAAAGTGGTCGTCAGGGTCGGCAAAAATTTTAAGCTCTCTTTGCATATTGATACCGACGAGGCTAACGCCGCCGGTCTTTGGAAGAAAAAAAATTACGGAAGATGGCTGCGGAGCTGA
- a CDS encoding carbohydrate kinase family protein: MAYDLISIGGATEDITFYTSEGVLMDNKKDVLRQKLICFEYGAKIKVDRSHTTFGGGAANVAVAGARLGLKTALIACVGNDSRGEEIKKNLAGQNVDTSLMETTEKKETGFSFLLTGPGNEHVVFSNRASNDELSINKDHLTALEEAKWIYITSLSGEWKPVLDSVFMAGRPKIAWNPGHRQLLEGCAAIAEYLKKVEVLILNKDEAIELVKSNKGYAKKDNEFLNDIRNLLKVMISLGPKIVVITNGRHGAYAQDEKKSYFQKIFKEAIRLNTTGVGDAFGSSFIAGLQIYKGNIKKAMLLGVKNTASVVAHYGAQTGLLTRKEII; this comes from the coding sequence ATGGCTTACGATTTAATATCAATTGGAGGGGCTACCGAGGACATAACTTTTTACACCTCCGAAGGCGTGTTAATGGACAATAAAAAGGATGTCTTAAGGCAGAAGCTAATCTGCTTTGAATACGGAGCTAAAATTAAGGTGGATCGCTCGCATACGACCTTTGGCGGCGGGGCGGCTAACGTCGCGGTGGCCGGCGCTAGGCTGGGGCTAAAGACGGCTCTTATCGCTTGCGTTGGCAATGACAGCCGGGGAGAAGAGATAAAAAAGAATTTGGCCGGCCAAAACGTGGATACCAGCCTAATGGAAACAACCGAAAAAAAGGAAACCGGCTTTTCCTTTCTCTTAACCGGGCCGGGAAACGAGCACGTGGTTTTTTCCAATCGGGCCTCAAACGACGAGCTTTCGATTAATAAAGACCATCTAACCGCGCTGGAAGAAGCTAAGTGGATTTATATTACCTCGCTGTCCGGGGAGTGGAAGCCGGTACTGGATAGCGTATTTATGGCCGGCCGGCCGAAGATCGCCTGGAATCCCGGCCACCGGCAGCTTTTAGAGGGTTGCGCGGCAATAGCGGAATATTTGAAAAAAGTTGAAGTTTTGATTTTAAACAAAGACGAGGCTATTGAACTGGTTAAATCGAATAAAGGTTATGCCAAAAAAGATAATGAGTTTTTAAACGATATCAGGAACCTCTTGAAAGTTATGATTTCACTGGGGCCGAAGATAGTCGTAATAACGAACGGCCGGCATGGGGCTTATGCCCAGGACGAAAAAAAATCATATTTTCAAAAAATTTTTAAAGAGGCAATCAGGCTGAATACTACCGGAGTGGGGGACGCTTTTGGGTCGTCTTTTATCGCCGGATTGCAAATCTATAAAGGAAATATAAAAAAGGCAATGCTTTTAGGCGTAAAGAATACGGCTTCGGTGGTCGCTCATTACGGCGCCCAAACCGGATTATTAACTAGAAAAGAAATTATATGA
- a CDS encoding acetate kinase yields MPNILVINSGSTSIKFKVFGDKGESFKEGSIDNVTDYDKAIKNILRQIGDFRDIAGIGHRVVHGGEKFFEPTVINDKVISELEKISELAPLHNPYNLAGVKAAINFLPDIPEAAVFDTGFYRDLPETASFYALPKQLSLRYKIRRYGFHGISHELAGMEGAKKLGLDFKKANLITCHLGGGWSVTAIKNGKAVDTSMGFTPMEGLMMMTRSGDIDPGIIFLLMKHRELLDETDDKGRIIMDFSHSQENAVNVHEEDLMARRVENILNQESGIKGLTEGISDYKELLKAVSLGKESAKTAFDMAIRRLVKYIGSYYAILEGNLDGIIFTGRIGAGNPMTRNSVMRKLKFLKCPGIPIEPNEEKLIADKVRELLKI; encoded by the coding sequence ATGCCGAATATTCTAGTCATCAACTCCGGCTCGACTTCAATAAAGTTCAAGGTCTTTGGCGATAAGGGAGAAAGCTTTAAAGAAGGGAGCATCGATAATGTTACCGATTACGATAAGGCGATAAAAAATATTTTAAGGCAGATCGGCGACTTTCGGGATATCGCCGGCATCGGCCACCGGGTAGTTCACGGAGGGGAGAAATTTTTCGAGCCAACGGTGATTAATGATAAGGTTATATCTGAATTGGAGAAAATTAGCGAGCTGGCCCCGCTTCATAATCCTTATAACCTGGCCGGGGTAAAGGCGGCTATTAATTTTTTACCGGATATTCCCGAGGCGGCGGTTTTTGATACCGGTTTTTACCGCGATTTGCCGGAAACGGCAAGTTTTTACGCCCTGCCTAAACAGCTGTCGCTGCGCTATAAAATCAGGCGCTATGGTTTTCATGGCATATCCCATGAGCTGGCCGGAATGGAAGGCGCGAAAAAGCTGGGTTTGGATTTTAAAAAAGCCAATCTTATAACCTGCCATTTGGGCGGCGGCTGGTCGGTAACGGCGATTAAAAACGGCAAAGCCGTTGATACTTCCATGGGCTTTACGCCAATGGAAGGGCTTATGATGATGACCCGTTCGGGCGATATTGATCCGGGAATTATTTTTCTATTGATGAAGCATCGCGAGCTTTTGGATGAAACCGACGATAAGGGAAGAATTATTATGGATTTTTCCCATTCCCAAGAAAACGCCGTTAACGTGCATGAAGAGGATTTAATGGCCCGCCGGGTAGAAAATATTTTAAACCAAGAGTCGGGGATTAAGGGCCTCACTGAAGGGATTTCCGACTATAAAGAACTTCTAAAAGCAGTCTCCCTTGGAAAAGAATCGGCAAAAACAGCCTTTGACATGGCGATTCGCCGTCTGGTAAAATACATTGGCTCTTATTACGCCATCCTAGAAGGCAATTTGGATGGGATAATATTTACCGGCCGGATCGGCGCCGGCAACCCTATGACAAGAAACTCGGTTATGCGCAAGCTAAAATTCCTAAAATGCCCGGGCATACCGATAGAGCCGAATGAAGAAAAGCTTATTGCCGATAAAGTCCGCGAATTATTAAAAATTTAA
- a CDS encoding DUF6580 family putative transport protein: MSSKTKILLAILVIALAAGSRLIDHPFNFTPIAAMSIFAGCYFHKRWGVLLPLLAMVLSDYIIGFYHWPVMISVYLGVALSYYIGWQLARNKKWPGVLGASVFSSVLFFLLTNFSVWAFFNWYPHTLTGLLNCFTLALPFFRNSLAGDLTYTLIFFGAFEAVLWAARVNKKAQLAENS; this comes from the coding sequence ATGAGTTCAAAAACGAAAATTTTATTAGCCATTCTGGTAATTGCGCTAGCCGCCGGTTCAAGGCTCATAGACCACCCGTTTAACTTTACGCCGATTGCCGCGATGAGCATTTTTGCCGGCTGTTATTTTCATAAGCGCTGGGGCGTGCTTTTGCCCCTGCTCGCCATGGTATTAAGCGACTACATTATCGGATTTTACCACTGGCCGGTTATGATTTCGGTTTATCTCGGCGTCGCCCTATCGTATTATATCGGCTGGCAATTGGCCAGAAATAAAAAATGGCCGGGAGTATTGGGAGCCAGCGTTTTTTCCTCGGTATTATTTTTTCTTTTGACCAATTTTTCAGTCTGGGCTTTTTTTAACTGGTACCCCCACACCTTAACCGGGCTCTTGAACTGCTTTACCCTGGCCTTGCCTTTTTTCAGAAACAGCCTGGCGGGAGATTTAACTTATACTCTAATATTCTTCGGGGCGTTTGAAGCGGTGCTTTGGGCGGCCAGAGTCAATAAGAAAGCGCAATTGGCGGAGAATTCTTAA